From the genome of Geobacter sp. SVR, one region includes:
- a CDS encoding tetratricopeptide repeat protein, with the protein MRKILSYCLVLSAVLFLCGFKWGFGGNACKDAMETVRQMENSSENGPRQKEAEVLSLCPDGAPGLYVAALQLERVGNVDGAINLYRKALQQQPSFPLASGNLGLLYAQKGMQDEASVQLARGLSSVSNPRYHKAMGRILADRKVYSLAVYHLGEAGRQLPNEADIFVSLAEIYLTTGLTDKALEEYQRAVTADPNQEKARIGMAAIFSGRDDLDRALDELKKAEAVNPQNRETHLMMAGIYEKKGDAKQAEYQYLLGGKGKGKSAVIASVQTRGNDPQDSDAAIESLKASLKDSPEKAAEIYEKIGNLYRLSGKNDEAIAAYREAAYRNSTSSDVYQNLGILYEKNGKLDEAVVSYKQAIQVKPDNADAHLRLADIWNTRGFYQEAVEQYSEFLRLKPDSPDIQLKLARIFAKNKEVNLAIDAYNAVLKNSPDNIDVHREIAPLYRSKGMNDKAEEHYKKVLAQQKDDVEARNALVSIYVKNKQYDEITDLLKGAVELFPDDPNNHYKLGLIYEFRKDYESAITSYKKATEIRPDHARSLNALGRLYMKTGRISEAKEALEAARKADPNLEEATVLLNNIRDEFNPEPRKVSKKLKSSRSKKGKSGKKKAKSGASKAKAAKSGAAKQQ; encoded by the coding sequence ATGCGAAAAATTCTTTCATATTGCCTGGTGTTGAGCGCTGTCCTGTTTTTATGCGGTTTCAAGTGGGGGTTTGGTGGAAATGCCTGCAAGGACGCGATGGAAACGGTCAGACAGATGGAGAATTCGAGCGAGAATGGGCCGCGCCAGAAGGAGGCCGAAGTTCTTTCGCTGTGTCCCGACGGTGCTCCGGGGCTGTACGTGGCGGCATTGCAGCTCGAACGGGTAGGGAATGTGGATGGTGCCATCAATCTGTATCGTAAGGCGCTGCAGCAACAGCCCTCATTTCCCCTGGCAAGCGGCAATCTGGGATTACTGTATGCGCAGAAGGGAATGCAGGATGAAGCATCGGTCCAGTTGGCCCGCGGCCTCTCCTCCGTCTCCAATCCCCGCTACCATAAGGCCATGGGACGTATTCTGGCAGACCGCAAGGTATATTCCCTGGCAGTTTACCACTTGGGCGAGGCAGGACGCCAATTGCCCAATGAGGCCGACATCTTCGTGAGCCTGGCGGAGATCTACCTGACCACCGGGCTTACGGACAAGGCGCTGGAAGAATACCAGCGGGCCGTAACGGCCGACCCGAACCAGGAAAAGGCGCGGATCGGCATGGCCGCGATCTTTTCCGGCCGTGATGATCTTGACAGGGCTCTCGACGAGCTCAAAAAAGCCGAGGCCGTTAATCCTCAGAACCGTGAAACCCACCTGATGATGGCCGGCATTTACGAAAAGAAAGGCGATGCAAAGCAGGCTGAATACCAGTATCTGCTGGGAGGCAAGGGCAAGGGTAAGTCGGCGGTGATAGCCTCGGTTCAGACGCGCGGCAATGATCCGCAGGATTCCGATGCCGCCATCGAGTCCCTCAAGGCCTCGCTAAAAGACTCGCCTGAAAAGGCCGCCGAAATTTACGAGAAGATCGGAAATCTCTACCGCCTTTCCGGAAAGAACGACGAAGCCATTGCCGCCTACAGGGAAGCGGCCTACCGCAACAGTACCAGCAGTGACGTTTATCAGAACCTTGGTATACTGTACGAGAAGAACGGCAAGCTCGATGAAGCGGTCGTATCCTACAAACAGGCTATCCAGGTCAAGCCGGACAATGCCGATGCGCACCTGAGGCTAGCCGATATCTGGAACACCCGCGGTTTTTACCAGGAGGCCGTGGAGCAGTACAGCGAGTTTCTTCGGCTCAAGCCCGACAGCCCCGACATCCAGCTTAAGCTGGCGCGGATATTCGCAAAGAACAAGGAAGTCAACCTCGCCATCGATGCCTACAATGCGGTGCTCAAAAATTCGCCCGACAATATCGACGTCCACCGGGAAATAGCCCCGCTGTACCGATCCAAGGGTATGAACGACAAGGCTGAGGAGCACTACAAAAAGGTGCTGGCTCAGCAGAAGGACGATGTGGAAGCCCGCAACGCGCTGGTATCGATCTATGTCAAGAACAAGCAGTACGATGAAATCACCGATCTGCTCAAAGGGGCGGTAGAACTGTTCCCGGACGACCCCAACAATCATTACAAGCTGGGCCTGATCTATGAATTCAGGAAAGATTACGAAAGTGCCATAACCAGTTATAAAAAGGCTACCGAGATCAGGCCCGACCATGCCCGTTCCCTGAATGCCCTGGGGCGGCTGTACATGAAGACCGGCCGCATCAGTGAGGCCAAGGAGGCCCTGGAGGCTGCCAGGAAGGCAGATCCCAATCTCGAGGAAGCCACTGTCCTGCTGAACAACATCCGCGACGAATTCAATCCTGAACCGCGAAAAGTCAGCAAGAAGCTGAAATCCTCGCGCTCCAAGAAGGGCAAAAGCGGCAAGAAGAAGGCCAAGTCGGGAGCCTCCAAGGCCAAGGCCGCCAAGAGCGGCGCCGCGAAGCAGCAATAG
- a CDS encoding HDOD domain-containing protein — translation MKQDLEQLIMNASDLPTIPVVATKVLQLIENEETSTEELARVVESDPAVAARVLKISNSSFYGCQRQIHTLSHAITMLGYNTLKSLVVAASVKQVYKPYGLTEKMLWEHSSGAGLAARIIANANSLINEEEAFLGGLFHDIGKIIMNIMYNQQFQMVMQITYNEGISFEDAEQQVFSYAHADVGALVIKKWNFPEILMNTVRLHHTFDFNENEDPYLVKLTCVVGLADLFCKKIGIGLRHPDSALVLHESLPARLLKLDETRLDSMLATFEHVYALDKTFYS, via the coding sequence ATGAAACAGGACCTTGAGCAGCTTATCATGAACGCCAGTGATCTGCCGACCATACCGGTAGTGGCAACCAAGGTGCTGCAACTTATCGAGAATGAAGAAACGAGCACCGAGGAACTGGCCAGGGTGGTGGAATCGGACCCTGCCGTAGCCGCCCGCGTGTTGAAGATATCCAATTCATCCTTCTATGGCTGCCAACGCCAGATTCATACCCTTTCCCACGCAATCACCATGCTCGGCTACAACACGCTGAAAAGCCTGGTCGTGGCGGCTTCGGTGAAGCAGGTTTACAAACCCTACGGCCTGACCGAAAAAATGCTGTGGGAACACTCATCCGGGGCGGGACTGGCCGCACGGATCATTGCCAATGCCAACAGCCTGATCAATGAAGAGGAGGCTTTTCTGGGGGGCCTGTTTCACGACATCGGCAAGATCATCATGAACATCATGTATAATCAGCAATTTCAGATGGTCATGCAAATAACTTATAACGAGGGAATTTCCTTCGAGGATGCTGAACAGCAGGTATTTTCCTATGCCCATGCCGATGTGGGCGCCCTGGTGATCAAGAAATGGAATTTCCCCGAGATACTGATGAATACCGTGCGCCTGCATCATACGTTCGACTTCAACGAGAACGAAGATCCGTACTTGGTCAAGCTTACCTGCGTGGTGGGACTGGCGGATCTTTTCTGCAAGAAGATCGGCATCGGTCTGCGGCACCCGGACAGCGCTCTCGTACTGCACGAGTCGCTGCCTGCCCGGCTGCTGAAACTGGACGAGACCCGTCTCGACTCCATGCTGGCCACGTTCGAGCATGTCTACGCCCTGGACAAAACCTTCTACAGCTGA
- the def gene encoding peptide deformylase, producing MIRKILTYPNPELKKKSSPVTIITEAVRELARDMAETMYDAPGIGLAAPQIGVHQRVIVIDTAEKDQAEGLITAINPVIVHAEGEAYEEEGCLSVPKYAANVRRHAKVVVKGLDLEGNEQTWRAEGLLAIAFQHEIDHLDGILFVDHLSPLKRDLFQRKARKMMEDAGEER from the coding sequence ATGATTCGCAAAATTCTTACATATCCGAATCCTGAGTTGAAAAAAAAATCGAGTCCCGTGACCATTATCACCGAAGCTGTCCGCGAACTGGCCAGGGACATGGCGGAAACCATGTATGATGCGCCCGGTATCGGCCTGGCCGCCCCCCAGATAGGCGTTCATCAGCGGGTAATCGTGATCGACACCGCTGAAAAGGATCAGGCCGAGGGGCTGATCACCGCCATAAACCCCGTCATAGTCCATGCAGAAGGAGAGGCCTACGAAGAGGAAGGGTGCCTGTCGGTCCCCAAGTATGCCGCCAATGTAAGGCGCCACGCCAAAGTGGTGGTCAAGGGACTCGACCTGGAAGGCAACGAGCAGACCTGGCGGGCCGAAGGGCTGTTGGCGATAGCTTTTCAGCACGAAATCGATCATCTCGACGGCATTCTTTTCGTTGACCATCTCTCGCCGCTCAAACGCGATCTGTTTCAGCGCAAGGCCCGCAAGATGATGGAAGACGCCGGGGAGGAACGATGA
- the fmt gene encoding methionyl-tRNA formyltransferase: MTGWRIIFMGTPDFACPTLQTLIERKENLVAVVTQPDRPKGRGQKLMPPPVKSLALQHGIPVHQPLKVRDPAFIELVRELRPDLVVVVAFGQILPKAFLDIPPQGCVNVHASLLPGYRGAAPLNWCIINGESQTGVTTMLMDPGLDTGPMLLKSATPIDENEDILQLHDRMAVMGADLLAETLDSLRAGAVTPEIQDESLTCYAPLLKKEDGLINWCRDARSIHNQVRGLAAWPVAHTYLEGQPLKIYRTRVANGSGLPGTVLTAARGVLEVACLSGSLKIEELQLAGKKRLDSISFLAGCPVMEGSVLGSMTETDPS; the protein is encoded by the coding sequence ATGACCGGCTGGCGAATTATCTTCATGGGCACTCCCGATTTTGCCTGCCCCACGCTGCAGACCCTGATCGAACGCAAGGAGAATCTGGTGGCAGTGGTCACCCAGCCCGACCGCCCCAAGGGGCGTGGTCAGAAACTGATGCCGCCGCCGGTCAAATCGCTGGCGCTGCAGCACGGCATCCCGGTTCACCAGCCGCTCAAGGTGCGCGACCCCGCCTTTATCGAACTCGTGCGAGAGCTACGGCCCGACCTGGTGGTAGTGGTGGCTTTCGGCCAGATTCTCCCCAAGGCATTCCTGGATATCCCGCCCCAAGGCTGCGTCAATGTACACGCATCCCTGCTGCCGGGCTACCGCGGTGCAGCCCCTCTCAACTGGTGCATTATCAACGGCGAGAGCCAGACCGGCGTCACCACCATGCTGATGGATCCCGGGCTTGACACCGGACCGATGCTGCTCAAAAGCGCCACCCCCATCGACGAAAACGAAGACATCCTCCAACTGCACGACCGCATGGCCGTCATGGGGGCCGACCTCCTAGCGGAAACGCTGGACAGTCTCCGGGCAGGAGCAGTGACTCCCGAAATCCAGGATGAAAGCCTTACCTGCTACGCTCCGCTGCTCAAGAAGGAGGATGGACTGATCAACTGGTGCCGGGATGCACGCTCCATCCACAACCAGGTCCGCGGCCTGGCTGCCTGGCCGGTGGCCCATACCTACCTGGAGGGCCAGCCGCTCAAAATCTACCGGACCCGTGTCGCAAACGGCTCCGGTCTGCCCGGCACGGTTCTCACGGCAGCACGCGGAGTGCTCGAGGTGGCCTGCCTCTCCGGCAGCCTGAAAATAGAAGAGCTCCAGCTGGCCGGCAAAAAACGCCTGGACAGCATCAGTTTCCTGGCCGGCTGTCCGGTCATGGAGGGTTCGGTGCTGGGAAGCATGACGGAGACCGATCCATCGTGA
- a CDS encoding DUF116 domain-containing protein: MGFTCLILVGIIFLAWWIPNRGLANIHPNLPHIVGIIVAALSGVAIFGTGLLVLTTALGKDILFTRFMRLIVIKFLLPMIEAVGRCLGLNKDAIRQSFIAMNNSLVISQRQKVSPDRILVLLPHCIQLFDCEIKVTGDINKCVQCGRCDIKGLVDIGAKYKIDISVATGGTLARKVIVEKRPKLVLAVACERDLTSGIKDCYPLPVIGILNDRPFGPCFNTSVDAAKIDAALSQIITPGKSGEFP; encoded by the coding sequence ATGGGCTTCACCTGCCTGATTTTGGTGGGCATCATCTTTCTGGCCTGGTGGATTCCCAACCGCGGCCTGGCCAACATTCATCCCAATCTGCCCCATATCGTCGGCATCATCGTGGCAGCTCTTTCGGGGGTGGCGATCTTCGGCACCGGACTGCTGGTTCTGACCACTGCTCTGGGCAAGGACATCCTGTTCACACGCTTCATGCGCCTGATCGTGATCAAGTTCCTGCTGCCGATGATAGAGGCGGTCGGCCGCTGCCTCGGATTGAACAAGGATGCCATTCGCCAGTCCTTCATCGCCATGAACAACAGTCTGGTCATTTCACAACGCCAGAAAGTCAGCCCGGACCGGATTCTGGTACTGCTGCCCCACTGCATCCAGCTGTTCGACTGCGAGATCAAGGTGACCGGAGACATCAACAAGTGCGTGCAATGCGGGCGCTGCGACATCAAAGGGCTGGTGGACATCGGCGCCAAGTACAAGATCGACATCTCTGTCGCCACCGGCGGCACCCTGGCCCGCAAAGTGATCGTGGAAAAGCGCCCCAAGCTCGTCCTGGCCGTGGCCTGCGAGCGGGACCTTACCTCGGGCATCAAGGATTGCTACCCACTGCCGGTAATCGGTATCCTCAACGACCGCCCGTTCGGCCCCTGCTTCAACACGAGTGTTGATGCCGCCAAAATCGACGCCGCCCTGAGTCAGATCATCACGCCTGGCAAGAGCGGTGAGTTTCCATAA
- a CDS encoding response regulator, whose translation MNGTRVLIIDDEPMVRSSLAIFLEDIGCHVLQAGHGSQGLDIFFRDRPDLVLTDLRMPILDGFGVVERLAAEAPEIPVIVVSGIGNIREAIHAMHLGAWDYISKPLEELEELEITARRVLERARLLKENSDYRLRLEDLVSQRTRQLAESEQRFHQLFLQHDDAILLCRGGKLEIFEMNRAACTLFGYTGRELIQGGLPLVIAPEELPMVSAGLAGLSDGDIFLREQISAITKDGSRLTVSIKGWRVVYDGTVMHYCSMRDMGAKIRAQQEARLAHSRLIQANKMSSLGLLVSGMAHEINNPNNFIGVNAALLQDIWGDMRPLLTEQGRDQGITLGGLALDDAAETGAGLIAGIIRGSERIAAVVKGLKDFSRKDPAGLEGVIDIRRVISDARTILDHHIQARTDHFEIDCSDDLPSVRGSQQQIEQVLINLLINALQALPDRSRGVRVSASHDEPASEVLLAVNDQGCGMEADTLSKLTEPFFSTRISEGGTGLGLTISSTIIRDHGGTLSFLSEPGTGTVATVRLPAERP comes from the coding sequence ATGAACGGCACCCGCGTACTTATTATCGACGACGAGCCGATGGTCAGAAGCTCACTGGCGATATTCCTGGAAGATATCGGTTGCCATGTACTGCAGGCGGGCCATGGCAGCCAGGGGCTTGATATTTTCTTTCGAGACCGGCCGGACCTGGTCCTCACGGACCTGCGCATGCCCATACTGGATGGCTTCGGCGTAGTCGAGCGGTTGGCGGCCGAGGCGCCCGAAATTCCGGTGATTGTCGTTTCCGGTATCGGAAACATCCGCGAGGCGATTCATGCCATGCACCTCGGGGCATGGGACTATATCAGCAAACCGCTGGAAGAACTGGAAGAGCTTGAAATCACGGCCCGGCGCGTGCTGGAACGCGCCCGACTGCTGAAGGAGAACAGCGACTATCGCCTGCGTCTGGAGGATCTGGTCAGCCAACGCACCCGGCAGCTTGCCGAGAGCGAGCAGCGCTTCCACCAACTGTTTCTGCAACATGACGACGCCATTTTATTGTGCCGCGGCGGCAAGCTGGAGATCTTCGAGATGAACCGGGCGGCATGCACCCTGTTCGGCTACACCGGCCGAGAATTGATACAGGGCGGGCTTCCGCTCGTTATCGCTCCCGAGGAACTGCCGATGGTTTCGGCGGGATTGGCGGGGCTTTCGGACGGCGATATTTTCCTGCGCGAACAGATATCTGCCATAACAAAGGACGGTTCCCGGCTGACAGTTTCCATCAAGGGCTGGCGGGTCGTTTACGATGGCACGGTGATGCATTACTGCTCCATGCGGGACATGGGCGCAAAGATACGGGCCCAGCAGGAAGCCCGCCTGGCGCATTCCCGGCTGATTCAGGCCAACAAGATGTCATCCCTGGGGCTGCTTGTCTCAGGCATGGCCCACGAGATCAACAACCCCAACAATTTTATCGGGGTAAATGCCGCTCTCTTGCAGGACATCTGGGGCGATATGCGCCCGTTGCTGACGGAACAGGGCCGCGATCAGGGCATCACCCTGGGGGGGCTTGCCCTGGATGATGCGGCAGAAACGGGCGCCGGCCTGATAGCCGGCATCATACGCGGGTCGGAGCGGATCGCTGCGGTGGTTAAGGGGCTGAAAGATTTTTCCCGCAAAGATCCTGCCGGCCTTGAAGGGGTGATCGACATCAGGCGCGTGATCAGCGATGCCCGCACCATTCTTGACCACCATATCCAGGCCCGCACCGATCATTTTGAGATCGACTGTTCCGATGATCTCCCCAGCGTGCGCGGCAGTCAGCAGCAGATCGAGCAGGTGCTGATCAACCTTCTGATCAATGCCCTGCAGGCCCTTCCCGACAGGAGCCGCGGCGTGCGTGTCTCGGCGAGCCACGATGAACCGGCATCCGAAGTACTGCTGGCGGTCAACGATCAGGGCTGCGGCATGGAAGCGGATACCCTTTCCAAACTGACGGAGCCCTTCTTCTCCACCCGCATCAGTGAAGGGGGCACCGGCCTCGGACTCACCATCAGCTCCACCATCATCCGCGACCATGGCGGTACCCTTTCGTTCCTTTCCGAACCGGGCACAGGGACGGTTGCAACCGTGCGCCTGCCTGCGGAGCGCCCATGA
- a CDS encoding sigma-54 dependent transcriptional regulator, with protein sequence MSEQTGSSGAASPFSVLLVDDEQDALYGYSAMFRGAGFTHVLTETDSRRVLALMEAQPVDLVVLDLQMPHLGGFELLTRIRERHPQVPVIIVTAANELDMAVACMKAGATDYFVKPVEKSRLVGSARRTLETHDLRTQLDRLRSSLLEEDACQLDAFNGIVTRSERMRRIFQYLNAVACSPQPVMVTGETGTGKELAARAVHVASRRSGAFVAVNLAGLDDQIFSDTLFGHLKGAFTGADHKRDGLIARAAGGTLFLDEIGDLQPGSQVKLLRLLQDGDYFPLGSDIPHRCDARIVAASHHDLNGLQREHRFRPDLYYRLCTHKVHLPNLAERSEDIPLLLAHFLTEAARDMNRKVPTPPPELVRYLQSYAFPGNVRELRSMVYDAVAQHSRGMLSMESFLSSIASATEAAASPQGDRDNVLRFPNSALPTLKEAEEALIAQAMRLAEGNQGLAARYLGITRQGLNKRLNRPKS encoded by the coding sequence ATGAGCGAGCAGACCGGATCAAGCGGTGCAGCTTCCCCATTCAGCGTCCTCCTGGTGGATGACGAGCAGGATGCGCTCTACGGCTATTCGGCCATGTTCCGCGGGGCCGGATTCACCCATGTTCTGACTGAAACCGACAGCAGGAGAGTGCTTGCGCTCATGGAAGCGCAGCCGGTTGATCTGGTGGTGCTCGACCTGCAAATGCCCCATCTGGGCGGATTCGAGCTGCTTACCCGCATCCGGGAGAGACATCCCCAGGTTCCGGTCATCATCGTCACCGCCGCCAATGAGCTCGACATGGCGGTGGCCTGCATGAAAGCCGGGGCTACCGACTATTTCGTCAAGCCGGTGGAGAAGAGTCGCCTTGTCGGCAGTGCCCGGCGCACGTTGGAAACGCACGACCTGCGCACGCAGCTCGACCGCCTGAGAAGCAGCTTGCTCGAGGAAGACGCCTGCCAACTGGACGCCTTTAACGGGATAGTCACCCGTTCCGAACGCATGCGGCGCATATTCCAGTATCTCAATGCCGTGGCCTGCAGCCCGCAGCCAGTGATGGTCACCGGTGAAACCGGCACCGGCAAGGAGTTGGCAGCCCGGGCCGTCCATGTCGCCAGCCGGCGCAGCGGCGCCTTTGTTGCCGTCAATCTGGCCGGCCTGGATGATCAGATATTCAGCGACACGCTCTTCGGGCACCTGAAGGGCGCCTTCACCGGTGCCGACCACAAGCGCGACGGGCTTATCGCGCGAGCCGCAGGAGGCACGCTCTTCCTGGACGAAATCGGCGACCTGCAACCCGGTTCCCAGGTAAAACTGCTGCGGCTGCTTCAGGATGGCGACTATTTTCCGCTCGGTTCCGATATCCCCCACCGCTGCGATGCCCGAATCGTCGCTGCAAGCCACCACGACCTGAACGGGCTCCAACGGGAGCACAGATTCCGCCCGGACCTGTATTACCGGCTGTGCACCCACAAGGTCCATCTGCCGAATCTTGCGGAGCGGAGCGAGGACATTCCCCTGCTGCTGGCCCATTTCCTGACGGAAGCCGCCCGCGATATGAATCGGAAGGTGCCCACCCCCCCGCCCGAACTTGTCCGCTACCTGCAGTCCTACGCCTTTCCGGGCAATGTCCGCGAACTGCGCTCCATGGTTTACGACGCAGTTGCGCAGCATTCCCGCGGCATGCTGTCGATGGAAAGCTTTCTGAGCTCCATCGCGAGCGCTACCGAAGCCGCCGCTTCGCCCCAGGGGGACCGGGATAACGTCCTGCGTTTTCCAAATAGCGCCCTGCCGACACTGAAGGAGGCGGAAGAAGCTTTAATCGCCCAGGCCATGCGGCTTGCCGAGGGCAATCAGGGACTGGCGGCCCGCTACCTGGGCATCACCCGCCAGGGACTCAACAAGCGGCTTAATCGACCGAAGAGCTGA
- a CDS encoding methyl-accepting chemotaxis protein: protein MTSRKDTLSFGKKILILVLASSFGLAAATSGIAMKQFFSAYREFSQSYRKSLFSDFDIQARQQVELAVSMLQRIYERHQKGEMSLEEAKTLGADVIRNLRYGKNGYIWADTTEGVNVAMLGKAVEGTNRLDTQDAKGKYLIREIIKVAQQGGGYTDYWFPRPGGTSALPKRSYSQLFQPFGWVLGTGNYVDDLEALAAKAEEANRKQLWHGLYQILVVMAVLLIGLSALSYFATRRLLLHIGTDPEELAEITRQVAAGDLTMKFEQGKTGIYEAMRLMVLQLRQVMENVNRSSGEVSTASLQLHATSKQMAAGTEEVASQVATVSTAGEEMAATSHDIANNCIAAADTSRNAGELAATGSAIVHQTVEGMNRIAERVKQTARQVEGLGKRSDEIGAIIGTIEDIADQTNLLALNAAIEAARAGEQGRGFAVVADEVRALAERTTRATQEIAGMIKAIQGETRQTVASMEEGVSEVEAGTVEASESGNALQQILDQINNVTGQINQIATAAEQQSSTSREISNNVHQITDIIQQTAKSTQETTEAANVLSRLASDLEEMVRHFKL from the coding sequence ATGACCAGCCGGAAAGACACCTTGAGCTTTGGAAAAAAGATCCTGATCCTGGTCCTCGCAAGCAGCTTCGGGCTGGCTGCTGCAACCAGCGGCATTGCAATGAAGCAGTTCTTCAGCGCCTACCGGGAATTCTCGCAGTCGTACCGAAAATCGCTCTTCTCCGACTTCGATATACAGGCCAGACAGCAGGTTGAGCTTGCCGTGAGCATGCTACAACGGATTTACGAGCGGCATCAAAAAGGGGAAATGTCGCTGGAAGAGGCCAAGACCTTGGGGGCTGACGTCATCCGCAATCTGAGGTACGGCAAGAATGGGTATATCTGGGCCGACACTACCGAAGGGGTGAATGTGGCCATGCTCGGCAAGGCGGTGGAAGGCACCAACCGCCTCGACACGCAGGACGCCAAAGGCAAATACCTGATACGGGAGATCATCAAGGTCGCACAACAGGGGGGAGGCTACACCGATTACTGGTTTCCCCGGCCGGGAGGCACGAGCGCCCTGCCCAAGCGATCCTACTCACAGCTCTTCCAGCCTTTCGGATGGGTGCTCGGTACCGGCAACTACGTCGACGACCTCGAGGCGCTGGCCGCGAAGGCGGAAGAGGCGAACCGCAAGCAGTTATGGCACGGTTTGTACCAGATCCTCGTGGTGATGGCGGTCCTTTTGATCGGCCTCTCGGCCCTGTCGTACTTTGCGACGCGGCGCCTGTTGCTCCATATCGGTACCGATCCCGAAGAACTGGCGGAGATCACGCGCCAGGTTGCTGCCGGCGACCTGACCATGAAATTCGAGCAGGGCAAGACCGGTATTTACGAGGCCATGCGCCTGATGGTGCTGCAGTTGCGCCAAGTGATGGAAAATGTCAACCGTTCTTCCGGCGAAGTCTCGACAGCCTCCCTGCAGTTGCATGCCACATCAAAACAGATGGCAGCCGGCACCGAAGAGGTGGCCAGCCAGGTTGCAACCGTGTCCACCGCCGGAGAAGAAATGGCCGCGACCTCGCACGATATTGCCAACAATTGCATCGCTGCCGCGGACACCTCCCGCAATGCCGGCGAACTTGCCGCCACTGGCTCCGCCATCGTGCACCAGACGGTGGAGGGGATGAACCGTATTGCCGAGCGGGTCAAGCAGACCGCCCGACAGGTGGAAGGACTCGGAAAACGCTCGGACGAGATCGGTGCGATCATCGGCACCATCGAGGATATTGCCGACCAGACCAATCTGCTGGCGCTGAATGCGGCCATCGAGGCGGCCAGGGCCGGCGAGCAGGGGCGCGGCTTTGCAGTGGTTGCCGATGAAGTCCGGGCCCTTGCGGAGCGCACAACCCGCGCCACCCAGGAGATCGCCGGGATGATCAAGGCCATCCAGGGCGAAACCCGCCAGACCGTGGCTTCCATGGAAGAAGGGGTCAGCGAGGTCGAGGCCGGCACTGTCGAAGCCTCGGAATCGGGTAATGCGCTGCAGCAGATTCTGGACCAGATCAACAACGTTACCGGCCAGATCAATCAAATCGCCACGGCAGCCGAACAGCAGAGCAGCACCAGTCGGGAGATCAGCAACAACGTGCACCAGATCACCGACATCATTCAGCAGACGGCCAAATCGACTCAGGAAACAACTGAAGCAGCCAACGTTCTATCGCGACTGGCCAGCGACCTTGAGGAAATGGTCCGCCATTTCAAGCTGTAA